GAAAATCAATGTGGCCGCGATCAAAAAAATAAGCCAGGCCGAAAAAGACCACGACCTCGGCGTAGCGGTCGAGGGTGGAATCATACAGCGCGCCAAATTTGGTGACGCGGTTGGAGGCGCGCGCCACCTTGCCGTCGATGATGTCGAGTGTTCCGGAAAGCAGCACCAGCGCGCCGCCCCAGCGCGGATAGCCCAACACAAACAGCCCGGCGCTGATCAGGCTCACTAAAAATCCCAATGTCGTAAAGAAATTGGGATTCATCGCGCGGGTAACAAACAGATTGACCACTGGGGTGATCAGGTTGAGATACCAGTTTTTCAACCATTCCGGCAGAATGTTTACTTTTACAGACAAGGTTTGGTCCATGATGGAATAGCTCGTTTAAACGTAATTCGTAAAAGTATTCTTGATTCACTCGCCGCGCCTCGAAGCGCTGTCTGCTTTGGTTTTTGGCCGTCCTTCCACGACCAAGACACATTCTCCCCGCAGATTCTGCTCCTGCAAACCGGCGAGGATCTCCGAAACCTTGCCGCGGCGCACCTCCTGGTGAATTTTGGTCAGCTCGCGCGCCAGCGCCGCGCGCCGATCACCCCAATGCGCCAAAATCTCCTGCAGCGTTCGAGCCACGCGCTGCGGCGCTTCGTACAACACGATGGTGCGCGGCTCGTTCGCCAAATTTTGAAAAAAAGTTTGCCGTCCTTTTTTTGCCGGTGGAAAGCCTTCGAACACGAAGCGGTCGCACGGCAATCCCGAAATCGTGACCGCCGCCACACACGCCGACGGGCCGGGAATCGCTTCGACAATAATATTCTCCGCCAACGCCGCCCGCACGAGATAAAAACCGGGGTCGGATATTCCGGGTGAGCCGGCGTCGGTGATGAGCGCGATTGATTTCCCCTCCTGCAATTGCGCCACCAGTTGCGGAGCCGCTTTCCGCTCGTTGAAATCGTGATAACTCACTGTTGGCTTATGAATGTCATAGTGGCGCAATAGAATCGCCGCGTGGCGCGTGTCTTCCGCGGCGATGAGATCGACCTGGCGCAGCGTTTCCACCGCGCGAAAGGTGATGTCCTGCAAGTTGCCGATCGGCGTGGCAACCAGGTAGAGCTTGCCGGCCAAGGTTACACACCGGCGTATTTCTTTTGCGCGGCTTTCGCTATCCTGCGGATTTCCTCAAGATTCGCCATGATCCGCTCGGTGAGTTCACGATTCTCTTTGCGGAATTTTTGCATAAATTCTTCATACTCTTCCGAACGAAGGAAACCGCGAGTTGCCAAATAATCTGAAAAAGCTTCATCTAACGAGTGCCCCGCTTTTTTCGCTTTTTCAATATACTCGAGAGCAGCCTTGACATCCAGTTTTTGTAATTTAGTTTTCATGATTGACATCTCCTTGCATTGCGATCAGTCTTTTTGAAAATTTCCACAATTCCTCTCTTTCTTTTCGCAGGGCGTCGTTGATTTCTTCCAGTTCTTTTATTTTAGCTTCCTTTGCATTTAAATCGCTTTGCGTTTTATTTGAACTTTCATCCAACCTTCCAAATTCAACACCGGATGTGCCTATTTTGATGATACTGATTTGTTTCCAGAAAATAGAAACAACCAAGCCAATGATTCCGAGCGCCATAAAAATTAAAGAAACGCGAAGGGCCAGAATCACCGGCCTGACGAGAATGAGCTTTTCGAACAAACTACCACTGGCCGGCACGGTCGTCAGTTCCGCCAGAAATAAAAAATAATAAACACGCCAGCCAAAACAAGAACAACGCCTTTTCCAATTGCTCCAGCAGCCGGTTTCATGCCGCTCCCTCACTGATTATCAATCTGCGCCCGCTGCAGCTTGCCGGAATAATCGACAAAAACGGTTTTGATTTCCGTAAAAAAATCGAACACCGGCCAGCCGCCTTCGCGATGGCCGTTGCCGCTTTCCTTGACGCCGCCGAAGGGCATGTGGGCCTCGGCGCCAATGGTTGGGCCGTTGATGTAGGTAATGCCGGCTTCGATGTCGCGGATCGCCTTGAAGGCCGAATTGACGTCGCGCGTGTACAAAGAGGAACTCAAGCCGTATTTGGTGTTGTTCAGCACGCGAATGGCTTCGTCGAACGTTTTGATTTTGATCACGGCCAGCACCGGTCCAAAAATTTCCTCTTTGGCTAGGCGCATTTCCGGATCGACGTTGGAGAAAATCGTCGGTCGAATGAAGAAACCGTTTTTGCAGGCGCCCGCGGTGTAACGCTCGCCGCCGGTTTCCAATTTCGCGCCTTCATCTTTACCGACGCGGATATAGCTCAATATTTTATCAAGCTGCTTTTGGTTGATGACCGGCCCGACTTCCGTCGCTGGCTCCAAGCCGTTGCCGAGTCGAAGCTTTTCCGCGCGTTTGATCAGCATCGCGAGAAACTTGTCGTGAATCGCTTCGTGCAAAATCAAACGGCTGGTCGCAGTGCAGCGCTGGCCGGCGGTGCCGAACGCGCCCCACAAGACGCCGTCGAGCGCCAAATCCAAATCCGCATCGGGCATGACGATCTGCGCATTTTTGCCGCCCAGCTCGAGCGAGACGCGCTTTAAATCTTTCGAAGCGGCTGCGGAAATCAATTTGCCCACTTGCGTCGAGCCGGTGAATGAGATCAAATTCACGCCGGGATGCTCAACCAGCGGCATGCCCGCCGATGGGCCGTTGCCATTCACGAGCTGAATTGCTTTATCCGGCAAACCGGCTTCGAGCAAAATCTCCACCAAGCGCGCGGCGGTCGCGGGTGTGTCTTCCGCCGGTTTGAAAACTACCGTGTTGCCGCAAACCAGCGCTGGAAAAATTTTCCACGTCGGAATGGCCATGGGAAAATTCCACGGCGTAATCACGCCGGCCACGCCGATGGGCAGACGAACCGACAGGTTGAATTTATCCGGCAGTTCTGACGGCGCAGTAAATCCAAACAGCCGGCGTCCCTCGGTCGCAGCGTAGTAAGCGGTGTCAATGCCCTCCTGCACATCGCCGCGGGTTTCGAGCAGGACTTTGCCCATTTCGCGCGTCATTTCGCGGGCAATGTCTTCCTTATATTTAGACAGCAAGTCGCCGGTGCGTTTGATGATCTCGCCGCGTTTGGGCGCCGGCGTGAGGCGCCAGGCGTCGTAAGCCGCTGCCGCCGACCTCACCGCGCGGTCAACCTCTTCGGCGCCGGAATCGGGAAACGTGCCGAGAACTTCCTCCCAATTCGCCGGGTTACGGTTCTCGAAACGTCTGCCGCTGGCAGCGTCGCACCATTGGCCGTCGATATAATTTTTAAACTCAGCCGGCATCGGTTAAAATTCTCATTTTGTCCTGGAAACACAAGTACACATGTGATCAAAAAGTATATGAAAAATTGCCATAAAAGTCAAGGCTGGAGATTTTGGGGAGGCAATCATCAGCTCGGCAGGGCAATCGCATGTCTTGGCTAAGGGGACAGCCGGCCTGGCTGTCCTCCATGAACCCAACCATAAATCTTAGCCTTACGGCGTGAAGGAGGAAGTCAAATCGATCGGAAAACGCCTCAAAGCGCGGCCACACTTTTGTTTTGCATAAAATCCCGAAACCGCCCTTCGAGCTTGCCCGGCTGCAGGCGGCCGCTGGCAAATAATTCTCTCATAAATGCGGCGTACGACATGCGGTCGAGCTTCAAGCCGGCTTCGAGGTGCGAATAAATGACGCCGGCGAGAACGTGAACCCCGCCTTCATGTTTTTCGAGATACGAACGCACGGCTGCCGCCGAGTTGTTGCCATTGGCGCCCACAAGCTGCGAGATGATGCGCCGGCGCTCGGAAATCCACAAATCAGCGGCGAGCACGACTTCTTCACGGCAATAGGCGGTAAAATTTCTATAGCCGAGCGCCGGGTCGGATGAAGCCAGCTTTTGCTGCAAAAACGAATCGGCGCGCAGCGATTCAAATTCCTTGGCGAAAACCGAATCAACCATTCGCTCGCCATACGGATGCAGCAATTCGTGATAAGCGCTCTTGACGGTAACGTGCATCGGATAATTGGCGTCGGTCAGGTAACGCTGCGGCGTGAGGCGAATGGCATGTGGTTGCAGCAGCCACAGGGCGAAAACTTCCAGGCTGTCGTTGGTATTCCAATCCACCAGAAAACGCTCGATATCGCCGATCACGTCGTAAGACCGCAATTCTTGCTGCAGTCGCGGCAGCTTGGCCGCAATCTTGTGGTAAAGATTCTTATGCCAGTATAGATCGAAGCGCTCTTTTTGCAAATGCTGCAGCACGAGTTGCAAATGCGGCTTGAGCGATTGCCATTGCTGCCAGTTTTTTTCGCTGGCAAAATCGGAAGCCATCAGGCGGCGGCGAACGGCCTGGTCGTCTTCCAGCGCCGCCAACATCGCCGCGATGCTGTCTTCGCCGGCGATGGCGGAGAACAAGACATTCAAGCGCGGCCCCGGTGGCTGATTCGGTCCGATGATCTCATCGATTTTTTTTAGCGCCGCAGTGACCGGCGGCGACAGCTTGCGGCTCCACTCGGCCTGCAAATCGCCGTAATAATTTTTGTAAAGCTCGCGACCGGTCAAGATGCCGATAAAATTGCACAAATCATATTTGAAGGAGGTCTTGACCGTCCAGTGCGTCATGAAATGCGGCGGCGGATTTTTTTTCTTGTCGACGCAGCCGCTGCACAAGCTGATCACTATGCTCAAGAATGCGATGAATAAAAATTTTCTGGTTTGCATTGTCCTTATTTCACGAGTTGATTGGAATGTGAGTTTAACGATTGCGCCTCACGCAGCCGCCGCCAGCGGCAGGGTGTCGCGAAATTGGCGGCGCGCCAGAAACGCATAATGCCCGCCACGCCGCAGCAACTCCTCGTGGCGGCCGATTTCAACCACGCGGCCATCCTGCAAAACCACGATCTTGTCGGCTTCCACCACCGTGGAAAGACGATGCGCGATGATGATCGTCGTGCGCCCCCGCATCAGCCGCGCCAGCGCTTCTTGAATCAAATGCTCGGATTCCGAATCGAGCGAAGACGTCGCTTCATCGAGGATGACAATTCGCGGGTCTTTCAAAAATGCGCTCGATGGCCGCCAGCGAGTTGCTCACGATCAAGCCCAATTCGCTGAAACGCGGCAGCGGAAAATAAAGCGAGCCGGGAAAGCTGTAAAACGCGATCAATGAACATATCCGACAGTTGATGGCTCAGACGGAAAAAATGCCGGGCTTCGCGGCGCTCCTGATTGAAGGCTTTGACGACGCTCATGCCGCCGAATTTTTCCTGCAAATCGGCGCTGATTTCCTCCAACTTTTCCTGCGAGGCGCGGCTGGCTTTTTTTATGCGCGGGCTCATGTAACGAATGAGCGCGACGTAGCACGGCATGACCGCCAGCGCCGCCCAGGCCAAACGGCTGTCCAAATAAAAAAGAATGCCAATAATGAAGATGAGCGAGGCGCCGTCCATCCAGACGTTGGTGAGTGCGCTGCCGACGAAATTCTGCGCCAGCGCCACGTCGCTCATGAAACGCGAGACGATGGCGCCCGAGCGCTGGGTCGAAAAAAAATTGTGCGACAGGCGCTGGATGTGCAAGTAAAAATCAAACCGCTCTAAGAATCTTGGACGGTTTGACGGTTAGACCGTTGCTCGGCTAACTGTTCAACGGTCGAACCGTCAAACGCTTTACCCAATCATGAGCCGCAGCCGCTCGTTGCTTTTGCCCTTGCTTTCGTAGTCGGTGATTTTGATGCGGCCGACTTCGCGGGTGTTGGCGACATGGGTGCCGCCGTCAGCCTGCAAATCCAGGCCAACGATCTCGACGGTGCGCACCTGTTCGATGCCTGCCGGCAGCAGATTGATTTTGGTGCGAATCAAATCCGGAATTTGAAACGCCTGGGCGCGCGGCAAAATGCGAACGCGAATCTCCCGCGCCGCTTCGATTTCCTCGCCAACCGGTGGAAGCACGCCTGCGAAATGATGCCAAGCCGCTTCACCTGTTTTCTCGATTTTGCGCAGCGGCAGCTCACGACCCTGCCAACGAATCAAACCGCCGTCCGCCGGTTGTCCGCCGCCACCCGGATAAAAAGCAGTTTTATCGAAAAGAATCGCGTTTTCTTGCTGCGCCCGAACTTTAGCGGTAAATTGTTTGAGGTAACCATCGGTTTGATAGAGCAATTGGGTGTTCATATTTATAAAATAGATGAATTCAGCAGGAAAAGCAAGCGCTTCGTGTTTTAAAATTTATTTTCGCGTCATGTTCTGCACCAGTTGCTGCAAAATTTCCTCGCGCGTTTTTTGTTCCTGTTGTTTGCGGTAAATCGCCGGCGGGGCGACGCGGTCGCGGCATTGTGCGGCCGAAAGCCCGCAGCGCTCGCAGGTTTCGTTCACGTCGATGCGTGGCACTGCCGGATCGTTCCAAAACCGCACGGTTTGCTTGAATGTGTCATCGATTAAAAAGCCGAGACTGATGCTCGAGTTGGTTCCCTCGGTCAGCGCCAGCGAACGCGCCAGCGTGATCACAAAAAATTCGGCGTCGCTTTCGATAAAATGCGAGCGTTGCGCGCCGACCAACGGCGCTTTGGCCTTGCCCGGCTTTTGCATTTTGGCCAGTTTTTTGAGCAAATCAATCGACAGCCAGCGCCGGCAATAATGCTCGTTCAAACCGATGCCGTGCGGCACGAGCATGCGCGACATGTTCAGCTCCTTGGTCAAGCGATAAACGTCGGTGCCGGCTTCGTTGTTGAAGCGGAGATAAAACATTTCCGGCATGTTGAAAAGCTTGGGCACGATCTGGCTGAGGCGATAGAGAAACATTTCCGGCGTGGCCTCGTAACGCCGCATCAGCGCCAGAAATTTTTCGCCCTCCCACTTCTCACTGCGAAAAAATCCCGTCAAATCTTTTTGCAAAAATTCGCGGTTGATGAATAATGCGCCGGAAAAATAAGAGGCTTTGTAGTTGTTGAGCACCTGCTCGAACGATTCCACTTTCAACCATGAGGAAGTGACCGCACGCTCTATCAGCCCGAGATAGCAATAGCCGATTTCCCGCCCGAGAATGAAGGCTTTTTGCGCCGGCAGCAATTTCGGATTGAGCAACAAGCGCGGCCGCTCGCCGTCAATCCAGATCGAGCGGAAACCTTGCAGCTCCGGATAGCGCGCCAGCGTGGTTTCGTCGATCGTATACTTGTACTCGTTGGTCAGCACCGCCTTGATTTGCTGAGCCGGAAGCGGCGGGGCGGTTTTCCAGCGATGCTCGGCGAGGAATCGAGCCGCGGCGTTTTCAAGCTCCTCGAAATAATTCTGATGCATTTTTTGATACGACCGCAGCGCCGCAAACAGAAAATGCTCCACCCGCATGTCATAGGTTTTCCCGATTTCCCCGAACGTGCGGAGCAGCGCCCCGGCTTCCTGCGGCGCGTGCGCCATAAGATCGACGATGTCCCGCGGCGCAATCCCAAAAATTTGAAACGGAAACTCCTTCAGCAGCGGCGAATTGAGCAGTGCCTTCACCGCATCCAATTCTTCGTTGACTTTGGTTGAAACCAATTCGTCAAAGGAAAGCCCCAGCGCTTTCGCGATTTCGATGATTTTGTCCGGATTGGGATATTTTTTGCCTTTTTCAATCTCGCTGAGATAAGAAAACGACAAGCCCGCTTTTCCGGCCAACTCTTTTAACGTGTAGCCCTTTTCATGGCGCCATTGTTTCAATTTGACGCCGAAAAGCAGCCGCAAATCGTCGCCGCTGAGATTCATCGAAAGCTCCAAAGGATCGTCAAAACTCGTTTGTCTGAGTCAAAATATAGCACAAAATCCGAAGGATGCAACGTTTGTTTTATCGGCAGGATAAATTAAATTCGCGCAGGCGCCCCAAAATAAAAACAGAGTAAACTTGGGTTATTTTACAGCCTCGTTTGGCACGAGATACGGAGAGCACCAGGAAAACACGGAGAATTTAACGGGCAAGAATACCGATTTTTTACCCGGTGTATGTATCTTAGTGCTCTCCGATACGCCGTGTTGAATAAGCAACTTGCAGGATTGTGATTAATTTGACGCGTTGGCGGCGATAATCTTTTTCGCCTCATTATACGAAAGCGCGCGTTCGATATTGTTCGTCGTGTATTTGATGATTTCTTCACAGAGTTTGAGCGCTTGTGTCTTGTCGCCGGCTTTCAACGTGGCGCGCGCCAGCAGCAGTTTATGAAACGGATCGTTGAGATCGGTTTGCTTCAAATGCTCGATGGCCGCCGCATAATCGCCTTTTTCGAGCTTGATGTAACCGGCCAGATAATGATACGCCGGTACATATTGCTTGCCTTGCTCCCCGCCATCATCGATCATTTTTTTAACCTGCTCGGCGATCTGCCAGGCTTCATCGTGCTTGCCCATCTTGGCGAGCGTGCGGGCGCGGCCGTGGTGCATGCGCCCGAGCCAGACGAGTTTTTGGGTGCTGTCAATCTGGCTGGGCGGCACAGACTTGTAGCCGATCTCGTAGCAGCGCAGCGCTTCGGCCGTTCTGCCAAATTCCAAATTGATACGGGCTTTGTGATTCCAAATCCACACCGGCGGAAAGCCTTGCGCCGCGCCGTTGCGATTGTAGCGATCCATATATTCGTCGAGCGTTTTCAGGGCATTGTCAGGCTTGCCTTCGTAAAGATCGGCCCAAATCTGCCCAAAAAACGGCCCGAATGGCGTGGCATCCGGGTCGACTTTGGCGACAACTTGTTTGTAATACATTCGTGCCTTGTCGTATTTATCCTGCAGCAAATAACAATCGCCGATAAAGGTTGAGGCTCGCGGCAGGCTGGCGTCAATTTTGTTCGCGGCTTCAAACGCGGCAATGGCAGCGGTGAAATTTCCCTTGCGCCGTTCGATCTGACCGAGCATCATGTACACCATGCGGTCTTCCGGCAGCATTTGGTTGAGCTGCTTGAAGATTTCCAACGCCTTGTCATCTTCATTTTTGTAGTAATGCGCCATGCCCTGCAGATAAAGCTGCTCGCCTTTGGAGGCTGTGGGGGAGAGCGCTAAAAATTTGTCGATATGTTTTTGGCGCTGCGCTGCTGGAGTGGTCGCGGCCACCAGCATGTGCGCCATGGCGAAATTCGAATCTGCTGCTACGGCTTTGCGCGCCAACTGCGGAACGTCCTGGCCGAACGATTCCTGCGATTTGATCGCCTGCATGAAATGCTCTTTCGCCTGCGGCGAATTCGTCGTCAACGTCAATTTCTTTTGCGCGAAGCCGGACGTGGCCGCGAGCACACCGCACAGAATCAGGCAACGAGCAAGTCCTGAAACAAAATTTTTGCTTTTCAGCATGTTTTACCTCCGCCTGGTTTAATTTGGTGAATTTGGCATTTTTTGATGATAGACTTGCCACATGCCATCTCGTTCAAGAAAATCTCACTGATTTCTCTAAACCTGGAAACGAATGAAA
This genomic stretch from candidate division KSB1 bacterium harbors:
- a CDS encoding CDP-alcohol phosphatidyltransferase family protein; the protein is MSVKVNILPEWLKNWYLNLITPVVNLFVTRAMNPNFFTTLGFLVSLISAGLFVLGYPRWGGALVLLSGTLDIIDGKVARASNRVTKFGALYDSTLDRYAEVVVFFGLAYFFDRGHIDFLRELDSGWRMVAVIAVSVALGGSMMVSYVRARAEGLGLQCKVGIMQRPERIVLLGFGALIHEIALLIAVGLIAVLSNFTAFQRLRHVRNTEKAMLKAGQ
- a CDS encoding tetratricopeptide repeat protein, which translates into the protein MLKSKNFVSGLARCLILCGVLAATSGFAQKKLTLTTNSPQAKEHFMQAIKSQESFGQDVPQLARKAVAADSNFAMAHMLVAATTPAAQRQKHIDKFLALSPTASKGEQLYLQGMAHYYKNEDDKALEIFKQLNQMLPEDRMVYMMLGQIERRKGNFTAAIAAFEAANKIDASLPRASTFIGDCYLLQDKYDKARMYYKQVVAKVDPDATPFGPFFGQIWADLYEGKPDNALKTLDEYMDRYNRNGAAQGFPPVWIWNHKARINLEFGRTAEALRCYEIGYKSVPPSQIDSTQKLVWLGRMHHGRARTLAKMGKHDEAWQIAEQVKKMIDDGGEQGKQYVPAYHYLAGYIKLEKGDYAAAIEHLKQTDLNDPFHKLLLARATLKAGDKTQALKLCEEIIKYTTNNIERALSYNEAKKIIAANASN
- a CDS encoding ABC transporter ATP-binding protein, translating into MHIQRLSHNFFSTQRSGAIVSRFMSDVALAQNFVGSALTNVWMDGASLIFIIGILFYLDSRLAWAALAVMPCYVALIRYMSPRIKKASRASQEKLEEISADLQEKFGGMSVVKAFNQERREARHFFRLSHQLSDMFIDRVLQLSRLALFSAAAFQRIGLDREQLAGGHRAHF
- the rsmI gene encoding 16S rRNA (cytidine(1402)-2'-O)-methyltransferase; the protein is MAGKLYLVATPIGNLQDITFRAVETLRQVDLIAAEDTRHAAILLRHYDIHKPTVSYHDFNERKAAPQLVAQLQEGKSIALITDAGSPGISDPGFYLVRAALAENIIVEAIPGPSACVAAVTISGLPCDRFVFEGFPPAKKGRQTFFQNLANEPRTIVLYEAPQRVARTLQEILAHWGDRRAALARELTKIHQEVRRGKVSEILAGLQEQNLRGECVLVVEGRPKTKADSASRRGE
- a CDS encoding aldehyde dehydrogenase family protein, with the protein product MPAEFKNYIDGQWCDAASGRRFENRNPANWEEVLGTFPDSGAEEVDRAVRSAAAAYDAWRLTPAPKRGEIIKRTGDLLSKYKEDIAREMTREMGKVLLETRGDVQEGIDTAYYAATEGRRLFGFTAPSELPDKFNLSVRLPIGVAGVITPWNFPMAIPTWKIFPALVCGNTVVFKPAEDTPATAARLVEILLEAGLPDKAIQLVNGNGPSAGMPLVEHPGVNLISFTGSTQVGKLISAAASKDLKRVSLELGGKNAQIVMPDADLDLALDGVLWGAFGTAGQRCTATSRLILHEAIHDKFLAMLIKRAEKLRLGNGLEPATEVGPVINQKQLDKILSYIRVGKDEGAKLETGGERYTAGACKNGFFIRPTIFSNVDPEMRLAKEEIFGPVLAVIKIKTFDEAIRVLNNTKYGLSSSLYTRDVNSAFKAIRDIEAGITYINGPTIGAEAHMPFGGVKESGNGHREGGWPVFDFFTEIKTVFVDYSGKLQRAQIDNQ
- a CDS encoding alanine--tRNA ligase-related protein translates to MYFINMNTQLLYQTDGYLKQFTAKVRAQQENAILFDKTAFYPGGGGQPADGGLIRWQGRELPLRKIEKTGEAAWHHFAGVLPPVGEEIEAAREIRVRILPRAQAFQIPDLIRTKINLLPAGIEQVRTVEIVGLDLQADGGTHVANTREVGRIKITDYESKGKSNERLRLMIG
- a CDS encoding helix-turn-helix domain-containing protein; the encoded protein is MNLSGDDLRLLFGVKLKQWRHEKGYTLKELAGKAGLSFSYLSEIEKGKKYPNPDKIIEIAKALGLSFDELVSTKVNEELDAVKALLNSPLLKEFPFQIFGIAPRDIVDLMAHAPQEAGALLRTFGEIGKTYDMRVEHFLFAALRSYQKMHQNYFEELENAAARFLAEHRWKTAPPLPAQQIKAVLTNEYKYTIDETTLARYPELQGFRSIWIDGERPRLLLNPKLLPAQKAFILGREIGYCYLGLIERAVTSSWLKVESFEQVLNNYKASYFSGALFINREFLQKDLTGFFRSEKWEGEKFLALMRRYEATPEMFLYRLSQIVPKLFNMPEMFYLRFNNEAGTDVYRLTKELNMSRMLVPHGIGLNEHYCRRWLSIDLLKKLAKMQKPGKAKAPLVGAQRSHFIESDAEFFVITLARSLALTEGTNSSISLGFLIDDTFKQTVRFWNDPAVPRIDVNETCERCGLSAAQCRDRVAPPAIYRKQQEQKTREEILQQLVQNMTRK